A genome region from Sphingobacteriaceae bacterium GW460-11-11-14-LB5 includes the following:
- a CDS encoding glycine cleavage system protein T gives MKNTALTEKHIALGAKMVPFAGYNMPVTYEGINAEHATVRNGVGVFDVSHMGEFILKGENALDLIQRVTSNDAAKLYDGKVQYSCLPNKDGGIVDDLLVYKIDDKTYMLVVNASNIEKDWNWIQQFNSKDVEMHNISDQTSLLAIQGPKAADALQTLTDVDLASMEYYTFVKGTFAGVDNVVISATGYTGAGGFEIYFENQYADQIWDAIFKAGAPYNIQPIGLGARDTLRLEMGFCLYGNDIDDSTSPIEAGLGWITKFSKSFTNSEALLAQKEAGIQKKLVGFEMIDRGIPRHDYEIADAEGNIIGKVTSGTQAPSLQKAIGMGYIAKDFTKEGTEVFILIRNTPIKAKVVKFPFYK, from the coding sequence ATGAAAAACACCGCATTAACAGAAAAACACATCGCTTTAGGCGCTAAAATGGTTCCATTTGCAGGTTACAATATGCCTGTTACTTACGAAGGTATTAACGCCGAACATGCAACTGTTCGTAATGGTGTAGGTGTTTTTGATGTAAGCCACATGGGCGAATTTATTCTTAAAGGTGAAAATGCATTAGATCTTATTCAACGTGTAACCAGTAATGATGCTGCTAAATTATATGATGGAAAAGTTCAGTACTCTTGTTTGCCGAACAAAGATGGTGGTATTGTAGACGATCTTTTGGTTTACAAAATAGACGATAAAACCTATATGTTAGTGGTAAATGCTTCTAACATAGAAAAAGACTGGAACTGGATTCAACAATTCAACTCGAAAGATGTTGAAATGCACAATATTTCTGATCAAACTTCGCTTTTAGCCATTCAGGGACCAAAAGCAGCAGATGCTTTACAAACATTAACTGATGTTGATTTGGCATCAATGGAGTATTATACTTTCGTTAAAGGTACCTTCGCTGGTGTTGATAACGTAGTGATTTCTGCAACGGGTTATACCGGAGCTGGTGGTTTCGAGATTTATTTCGAAAACCAATATGCTGATCAAATTTGGGATGCGATTTTTAAAGCAGGTGCACCATACAACATTCAGCCAATTGGCTTAGGTGCCCGCGATACTTTGCGTTTAGAAATGGGTTTCTGTTTATATGGAAATGATATTGATGATAGCACTTCACCTATAGAAGCTGGTTTAGGCTGGATTACAAAATTTTCTAAATCTTTTACCAATTCAGAAGCATTATTGGCACAAAAAGAAGCTGGTATTCAAAAGAAACTGGTTGGTTTCGAAATGATCGATCGTGGTATTCCGCGTCATGATTATGAAATTGCTGATGCCGAAGGAAATATCATTGGTAAAGTAACTTCTGGTACCCAGGCACCTTCATTGCAAAAAGCAATTGGTATGGGCTACATCGCAAAAGATTTCACTAAAGAAGGAACTGAAGTTTTTATTTTAATCCGCAATACGCCAATTAAGGCTAAAGTGGTTAAGTTTCCTTTTTATAAATAA
- a CDS encoding glycosyl transferase family 4 → MKILLITKRVPFPPNSGYPIVVYNTIKGLLQLGADITLFSLNPTKGRIDIEDIYDPIFEQIKYHTYDLDTDVNVWSAFFNIFTNESYNVSRYYSEDAARQLENLLRENVFDIIQFEGLFVVPYLDVVKANSNAKLIYRAHNIEFTLWERLSHSEKFLIRRKYLAFLAQRLKAYETDQINRFHQIFAISEPDRQSILRFGCEIPMSVFPVAIDLEKYKVDKTKTSFPTLFHLGAMDWRPNQEGLEWFLDDIWPDIEKLNKDLRFYIAGKNMQKHFFEYDSENLIVEGEVFDAVEFMNSKAIMIVPLISGTGMRVKIIEGMAMKKCIIATTTAAEGINCRHGHDILIADSADEFYRSILQCIINPKRWVEIGENARKTVETDHGVHLISSKMLKIYEELVSA, encoded by the coding sequence GTGAAAATTCTGTTGATTACTAAGCGGGTTCCCTTTCCGCCAAATAGTGGTTATCCCATTGTGGTTTATAATACCATAAAAGGTTTACTGCAACTTGGTGCAGATATTACTTTGTTTAGCCTCAACCCCACAAAAGGACGGATTGATATCGAAGATATATACGATCCTATTTTTGAACAGATTAAATACCACACCTACGATTTAGATACCGATGTAAATGTGTGGTCGGCATTTTTTAATATTTTCACCAACGAATCCTATAATGTTTCCAGGTACTATAGCGAAGATGCTGCGCGGCAGTTAGAAAATCTCCTGCGCGAAAATGTGTTTGATATCATCCAGTTTGAAGGACTCTTTGTCGTGCCTTATCTGGATGTGGTTAAGGCAAATAGCAATGCAAAGCTGATTTACCGGGCGCATAACATAGAGTTTACTTTGTGGGAACGTCTTTCTCATTCAGAAAAGTTTCTCATTCGGCGCAAATACCTAGCTTTTTTAGCCCAACGGCTTAAAGCGTATGAAACGGATCAGATTAACCGTTTTCACCAGATTTTTGCCATTTCCGAGCCCGACCGCCAAAGTATATTGAGGTTTGGCTGCGAAATTCCAATGTCGGTTTTTCCTGTTGCCATCGATCTGGAAAAATATAAGGTAGATAAAACCAAAACCAGTTTCCCTACACTTTTTCATTTGGGTGCGATGGATTGGCGACCAAATCAGGAAGGATTAGAATGGTTTTTGGATGATATCTGGCCCGATATTGAAAAACTGAATAAAGACCTGCGTTTTTATATTGCGGGGAAAAACATGCAGAAACATTTCTTCGAATACGATTCTGAAAACCTGATTGTAGAAGGAGAGGTTTTCGATGCCGTAGAATTTATGAATTCGAAGGCGATTATGATTGTTCCTTTAATTTCGGGTACCGGCATGCGGGTGAAAATTATTGAAGGCATGGCCATGAAAAAATGCATTATTGCTACAACTACCGCTGCAGAGGGCATTAATTGCCGGCATGGGCACGATATTTTAATTGCTGATTCTGCAGATGAATTCTATCGCTCCATTTTACAATGCATCATCAACCCTAAGCGTTGGGTAGAGATAGGAGAGAACGCCCGTAAAACGGTCGAAACCGACCACGGCGTGCATTTAATTTCCAGTAAAATGCTGAAGATTTACGAAGAATTGGTGAGCGCGTAA
- a CDS encoding G-D-S-L family lipolytic protein, whose protein sequence is MKTLFKTSILLSFCLLALTSMTFKPKRIIFFGDSITQQGLSKNGYVTLIKKSLDSTKYDVIGAGIGGNKVYDLYLRLEDDVLNKKPDLVVIYVGINDVWHKQSSHTGTDYDKYLKFYQALINKIQGVGSKVVLVTPSVVGEKKDGTNELDADLNKYAEGIRTLAAKNNLPVCDLRKIFAEYEAKNNPEDKEKGILTVDRVHLNETGNKLVADQLLPLVK, encoded by the coding sequence ATGAAAACATTATTTAAAACGAGTATTTTACTAAGCTTTTGCTTACTTGCATTAACATCAATGACATTTAAACCAAAACGGATTATCTTCTTTGGCGATTCGATTACCCAACAGGGCCTTTCTAAAAATGGGTATGTAACCCTGATCAAAAAATCGCTTGATTCTACCAAATACGATGTAATCGGGGCTGGGATAGGCGGCAACAAAGTTTACGATTTATACCTGCGTTTAGAGGATGATGTATTAAATAAGAAGCCTGATTTAGTGGTAATTTATGTCGGTATTAATGATGTCTGGCATAAACAATCATCCCATACCGGAACCGATTACGATAAATATTTAAAGTTTTACCAGGCTTTAATCAATAAAATTCAGGGTGTGGGCAGTAAGGTGGTATTGGTTACCCCATCGGTTGTTGGGGAGAAAAAAGATGGTACCAATGAGTTGGATGCCGATTTAAATAAATATGCAGAAGGGATAAGAACATTAGCCGCAAAAAATAATCTTCCTGTATGCGATTTGAGGAAAATTTTTGCAGAATACGAAGCGAAAAATAATCCCGAAGATAAAGAAAAAGGCATTTTAACCGTTGATAGAGTACACTTAAACGAAACAGGTAATAAATTGGTTGCTGATCAGTTATTGCCTTTGGTAAAATAG
- a CDS encoding glutamine cyclotransferase, translating into MRFGLKINPIKNFLFIGIALALVSSCKDSSTTTYRSFLSPMIGLNVPSGSEFDVKVQFGAEQKVDSVVYLINTLKVASKADTSAIKLKTAGLKLGNHLLTAKIFGAGKSEDLTSNINVLAAQAPVEYTYKVIKTLPHDTSSYVEGLEYHDGFFYESAGDYGHSSLRKVDPSTGKILQKTDLDKQYFGEGITVIGNKIIQLTYREKVGFVYDKASFKKLSEFSYTTGREGWGLAFDGEKVLNTDGSNTIFFLNKDTYQKIGSIDVFDHKGPIQNLNELEIIDGKIYANVYTTNEILIINPATGAVESKIDLSGLLPADYFKTDDAKANNVLNGIAYDKATKRLFVAGKKWPHIFQIELIKK; encoded by the coding sequence ATGCGTTTTGGCCTGAAGATTAACCCCATTAAAAATTTCCTGTTTATCGGAATTGCACTTGCATTGGTAAGTTCCTGTAAAGACAGTTCTACCACAACATACCGTAGCTTTCTTTCTCCAATGATTGGCCTCAATGTGCCCTCAGGAAGCGAATTTGATGTGAAAGTACAGTTTGGAGCTGAACAAAAAGTAGACTCTGTCGTTTACCTGATCAATACACTTAAAGTGGCTTCAAAAGCAGATACTTCTGCCATCAAACTTAAAACCGCAGGTTTAAAATTGGGTAATCACCTGTTGACGGCCAAAATATTTGGCGCCGGAAAGTCGGAAGATTTAACTTCGAATATTAATGTATTGGCTGCCCAGGCGCCTGTTGAATATACTTACAAAGTGATTAAAACCTTACCTCACGATACCTCTTCGTATGTAGAAGGTTTAGAATATCATGATGGCTTTTTCTATGAAAGTGCCGGCGATTATGGCCACTCCAGCTTGCGTAAAGTAGATCCTTCAACTGGTAAAATCCTTCAGAAAACAGATTTGGATAAACAGTATTTTGGCGAAGGCATAACGGTAATCGGCAACAAGATTATTCAATTAACTTACCGCGAGAAAGTTGGTTTTGTATATGATAAAGCAAGCTTTAAAAAACTATCCGAATTTTCGTACACCACTGGCAGAGAAGGCTGGGGTCTGGCTTTTGATGGTGAGAAAGTATTGAATACCGATGGCTCGAACACCATCTTTTTCCTGAATAAAGATACCTATCAGAAAATTGGATCAATTGATGTTTTTGATCATAAAGGGCCAATTCAAAATCTGAATGAACTGGAAATTATCGATGGAAAAATTTATGCAAATGTTTATACCACCAACGAGATCCTGATTATTAATCCAGCAACTGGTGCTGTGGAAAGCAAGATTGATTTATCGGGATTGTTGCCTGCAGATTATTTTAAAACTGACGATGCAAAGGCCAATAATGTGTTAAACGGTATCGCCTACGATAAAGCAACCAAAAGACTTTTTGTTGCCGGTAAAAAATGGCCACATATTTTTCAGATTGAGTTGATTAAGAAATAA
- a CDS encoding ribonuclease HII, with translation MLLNCYQEELLEAGCDEAGRGCLAGPVFAAAVILPKGFVLEGLNDSKQLSHEQRALLRPIIEQEALAWAVASCDHEEIDRINILNASFLAMHRAIERLHTQPQYLVIDGNRFKTYPQIPHSCIIKGDGKYLNIAAASILAKTHRDEYMTNLHLDFPHYNWQQNKGYPTIAHRKAVIEMGLSPFHRKTFNVSDPQLELFSKNA, from the coding sequence ATGTTGTTAAACTGCTATCAGGAAGAATTATTAGAGGCCGGATGTGATGAAGCTGGAAGAGGTTGCCTCGCTGGTCCTGTTTTTGCTGCGGCGGTTATTTTACCAAAAGGTTTTGTACTGGAAGGACTAAACGATTCGAAACAGCTATCTCACGAGCAAAGGGCTTTACTGAGGCCCATTATAGAGCAGGAGGCTTTGGCCTGGGCGGTTGCTTCTTGCGATCATGAAGAGATAGACCGGATCAACATTTTAAATGCTTCTTTTCTGGCCATGCACCGGGCGATCGAAAGATTGCATACCCAGCCACAATACCTGGTCATTGATGGCAACCGTTTCAAAACCTATCCGCAAATTCCACATAGCTGCATTATTAAGGGCGATGGTAAATATTTAAATATCGCTGCAGCCTCTATATTGGCAAAAACGCACCGGGATGAATACATGACCAACCTGCATCTCGATTTTCCGCATTACAACTGGCAACAGAATAAAGGATACCCAACCATTGCACACCGTAAAGCCGTAATCGAAATGGGCCTATCGCCTTTTCACCGCAAAACTTTTAATGTGAGCGATCCTCAGTTAGAACTGTTTTCAAAAAACGCCTAA
- a CDS encoding endonuclease has protein sequence MAFHNDLGKEGENIAKHYLVDKGYEILDENWTYGKAEVDLIVYKNGIMVFVEVKSRSSVAFGEPEEFVHKAKQIQMELAANAYIEIMNHQNDIRFDIIAITFTKNKNYNLNHIEDAFWPED, from the coding sequence ATGGCATTTCACAATGATTTAGGTAAAGAAGGAGAAAATATTGCAAAGCATTATCTGGTGGATAAAGGTTATGAGATCTTAGATGAAAACTGGACCTATGGCAAAGCGGAGGTGGATTTGATTGTTTATAAAAATGGCATCATGGTTTTCGTAGAAGTTAAATCACGTAGCTCGGTTGCTTTTGGCGAACCTGAAGAATTTGTGCACAAAGCCAAGCAAATTCAGATGGAATTAGCCGCTAATGCTTATATTGAAATAATGAACCATCAAAACGATATCCGTTTTGATATTATTGCCATTACATTTACAAAGAATAAAAATTATAATTTAAACCATATAGAAGATGCGTTTTGGCCTGAAGATTAA
- a CDS encoding serine hydrolase, whose product MQLFSSLKFKISFTLVLFTGIHVHAQVLSSKQIDSVVEKTLSTFNVPGIAVSVIKDGKIIHLKGYGLSSIKTNKKVDEHTLFGVASNTKAFTAAALGMLVDEKKITWDTKVTDVIPEFKMYDAYVTSEFTIRDLLTHRSGLGLGAGDLMIWPDSSTVDKKQLIHNLRYLKPVSSFRTKYDYDNLMYIVAGEVVARVSGITYEDFIESRIIKPLGMTKTAASWYRLKDKSNVIDGHAPYQGKLLPVGLSFGEIANAAGGIYSNVTDMSKWVMAMINGGKYGETLDKKLFSPAVARELWTPQTIIAGGNPAAFSSYGLGWFLSNVNGNFQATHTGGLSGIVTQVTILPEMKLGIIVLTNQQSGAAFNSITNSIKDGYLGIKGQDRIKTYNDNRLKNEKQADEMVSKVWNDIAAQQKLSVAKPDAKNYYGTFHDAWFGDVSISEVNGKMHFQAKNAPKLKGDMTYYKGNTFIVKWYDRSLDADAFVNFSLDNNALADGFKIEAISPLTDFSFDFQDLDFKRTDKK is encoded by the coding sequence ATGCAACTCTTTTCTTCCTTGAAATTTAAAATATCATTTACTTTAGTATTGTTTACGGGTATTCATGTGCATGCACAGGTATTGTCGTCGAAGCAAATCGATAGTGTGGTAGAAAAAACGCTGAGCACCTTTAACGTTCCAGGGATTGCAGTTTCTGTAATTAAAGACGGTAAAATTATCCACTTAAAGGGTTATGGATTAAGCTCTATTAAAACCAATAAAAAAGTTGATGAGCATACCCTTTTTGGTGTGGCATCAAACACGAAGGCTTTCACCGCTGCTGCTTTGGGGATGCTGGTTGATGAAAAGAAAATTACCTGGGACACAAAAGTTACCGATGTAATTCCGGAGTTTAAAATGTACGATGCCTACGTAACCAGCGAATTTACCATCCGCGATCTGCTTACACATCGCAGTGGCCTGGGTTTGGGCGCTGGCGATTTAATGATCTGGCCGGATTCGTCAACTGTAGATAAAAAACAGCTGATCCATAACCTCCGTTATTTAAAACCAGTTTCTTCTTTCCGCACCAAATATGATTACGATAACCTGATGTACATTGTTGCTGGAGAGGTGGTAGCAAGAGTTTCAGGGATTACTTATGAAGATTTTATTGAGAGCAGGATTATTAAACCATTAGGTATGACCAAAACGGCAGCTTCTTGGTACCGCTTAAAAGACAAATCGAATGTGATTGATGGCCATGCACCATATCAGGGCAAACTGCTGCCTGTAGGGTTAAGTTTTGGAGAAATCGCAAATGCCGCTGGCGGGATTTACTCGAACGTTACCGATATGAGCAAATGGGTGATGGCCATGATTAATGGTGGTAAGTATGGCGAAACATTGGATAAGAAATTATTCAGTCCTGCTGTAGCAAGAGAACTTTGGACTCCGCAAACCATTATCGCTGGAGGTAATCCGGCTGCTTTCAGTAGTTATGGTTTAGGTTGGTTTTTAAGTAATGTGAATGGCAATTTCCAGGCGACACATACTGGTGGGTTATCTGGAATTGTAACACAGGTAACCATTCTTCCCGAAATGAAATTGGGCATTATTGTATTAACCAATCAACAATCGGGTGCGGCATTTAATTCGATCACGAATTCGATTAAGGATGGCTACCTGGGTATTAAAGGACAGGATCGGATTAAAACCTATAACGATAACAGACTTAAAAACGAAAAACAGGCTGACGAAATGGTGAGCAAAGTTTGGAATGATATTGCAGCACAGCAAAAACTGTCGGTCGCAAAGCCAGATGCTAAAAATTATTATGGCACTTTTCATGATGCCTGGTTTGGCGATGTAAGCATTAGCGAGGTGAATGGCAAGATGCATTTTCAGGCAAAAAATGCCCCCAAATTAAAAGGTGATATGACTTACTATAAGGGCAACACCTTTATTGTAAAATGGTATGATAGAAGTTTAGATGCCGATGCTTTTGTTAATTTTAGTCTAGATAACAATGCTTTGGCAGATGGGTTTAAAATAGAAGCCATTTCGCCATTAACCGATTTTAGTTTCGATTTTCAGGACCTGGATTTTAAAAGAACCGATAAAAAATAA
- a CDS encoding preprotein translocase, whose product MPGFLHMKIILTFISCLFLFTTAFAQKGEVTVIKDPLIDSLIAKRLEVYKTSGEVKPGKPIVSAYGYRVQIFYGSDRREVFSEQARFKGLYPKLNTYLVYKEPNYYVRVGDFRTRLEAQRLINELRPNFPTLFIFREKINAPSLDTTTSNDQK is encoded by the coding sequence ATGCCGGGGTTTTTACACATGAAAATAATATTAACTTTTATAAGCTGTTTGTTCCTTTTTACTACTGCTTTTGCACAAAAAGGAGAGGTAACGGTTATAAAAGATCCTTTAATCGATAGTTTAATTGCTAAACGTTTGGAAGTTTATAAAACTTCTGGCGAGGTAAAACCCGGAAAACCGATTGTTTCGGCTTATGGTTACCGCGTACAAATTTTTTATGGCTCAGACCGGCGCGAAGTTTTTAGCGAACAAGCCAGGTTTAAAGGTCTTTATCCTAAATTAAACACCTATCTCGTTTATAAAGAACCCAACTATTATGTGCGCGTGGGCGATTTTAGGACACGGCTGGAAGCACAACGCCTCATCAATGAGCTCAGACCAAATTTCCCGACATTGTTTATTTTTAGGGAGAAAATTAATGCACCAAGTTTAGATACCACCACAAGTAATGATCAAAAATAA
- a CDS encoding DNA primase, giving the protein MINRETIDKIMDTARIEEVVGDFVHLKKRGTSLIGNCPFHGEKTPSFHVSVTKGIYKCFGCGKGGDSVRFIMDHEKYSYPEALKFLANKYNIEVEEAELSPQDAEAQSAKESLYVVSQYAAAFFVKQLWETDEGRGIGLSYFKERGFREDILKKFEVGYSPDVWDAMTQSATNAGHKLEFLEATGLSIKNDNGKIYDRFRGRVMFPIHNFTGRIIGFGGRTLKTDKNVPKYVNSPESEIYHKSNVLYGLFHAKKAIRDLDNCYLAEGYADVLSVHQAGIENVVASSGTSLTVEQIKLIGRFTQNITILFDGDAAGIKASLRGLDMILEEGLNVKIVSFPDGHDPDSYMHHVGAGAFKTYLEQNRKDFILYKANVLLKDAGNDPIKRAGIIRDIVESIAKIPDPIKASVFIRECSSLLEIDEHILLSELNKMRSAKLKKSFDNNQRANPSASPKPYSSGPPEPLGPPDDLWDDSAGPMGHEAPVEENEHQEKEIVRLLLAFGHEFVNWDKIDDMYIGSFIMQNLSDVEFDDPLCKRIIDYYKSEIDNGRLPTSNHFVKHEDRDIADLAITLSTSEYALSENWLNKHLIYVKDESMNLKATILGGIFHLKKRKVEKILMNLLKEIKEEKNEDNQMILMQRYGVIKGVEREISKFLGSVIVK; this is encoded by the coding sequence ATGATCAACCGCGAAACGATAGATAAGATAATGGATACCGCCCGTATTGAGGAGGTAGTTGGGGATTTTGTGCACTTAAAAAAACGCGGAACCAGTTTAATTGGTAATTGCCCTTTTCATGGCGAAAAAACCCCTTCCTTTCACGTATCCGTAACTAAAGGCATTTACAAGTGTTTTGGTTGTGGTAAAGGAGGCGATTCAGTGCGCTTTATCATGGATCATGAAAAATATTCATATCCGGAAGCACTTAAATTTTTAGCCAATAAATACAATATAGAAGTTGAGGAAGCCGAATTAAGCCCTCAGGATGCCGAAGCACAGAGTGCCAAAGAAAGCCTTTATGTGGTTTCGCAGTATGCCGCTGCATTTTTTGTAAAACAGCTCTGGGAAACCGACGAAGGCCGGGGAATAGGCCTGAGCTATTTTAAAGAACGTGGTTTTAGAGAAGATATCCTGAAGAAATTCGAGGTAGGTTATTCTCCCGATGTGTGGGATGCCATGACCCAGAGCGCAACTAACGCCGGCCATAAATTAGAGTTTTTAGAAGCTACCGGATTATCGATCAAAAACGATAACGGAAAAATTTATGATCGCTTTCGGGGTCGGGTAATGTTTCCGATCCATAACTTTACGGGCAGGATTATTGGTTTTGGTGGTAGAACGCTAAAAACAGATAAAAACGTTCCGAAATATGTAAACTCGCCTGAAAGTGAAATTTATCATAAGTCGAATGTACTTTATGGCTTATTTCATGCTAAAAAAGCCATCCGCGATTTGGATAACTGTTACTTGGCAGAAGGTTACGCCGATGTGCTTTCGGTACATCAGGCCGGAATAGAAAACGTGGTGGCCTCTTCGGGTACTTCGCTAACGGTAGAGCAAATTAAACTGATCGGGCGTTTTACCCAGAACATTACCATTTTATTTGATGGCGATGCTGCGGGGATTAAAGCCTCACTTCGTGGTTTGGATATGATTTTGGAAGAAGGCCTGAACGTGAAAATCGTTTCCTTTCCCGATGGCCACGATCCCGATTCTTATATGCACCATGTTGGGGCAGGCGCTTTTAAAACTTATCTCGAACAGAACAGAAAAGATTTTATTCTGTATAAGGCGAATGTGCTGCTTAAAGATGCAGGGAATGATCCGATTAAAAGAGCAGGTATTATCCGCGATATTGTAGAAAGTATTGCCAAAATTCCTGATCCCATTAAGGCTTCTGTTTTTATCCGTGAGTGTAGCAGCTTACTTGAAATCGATGAGCATATTTTACTGAGCGAACTCAATAAAATGCGTTCGGCTAAGCTTAAGAAAAGTTTTGATAATAATCAGCGGGCAAATCCATCAGCAAGTCCGAAACCCTATTCTTCTGGTCCGCCGGAGCCGCTTGGTCCACCCGACGATTTATGGGATGATAGCGCAGGCCCGATGGGTCACGAGGCACCTGTAGAAGAAAATGAACATCAGGAAAAGGAAATTGTACGTTTGTTACTGGCTTTCGGGCACGAATTTGTAAACTGGGATAAAATTGATGATATGTACATCGGTTCATTCATCATGCAGAACCTGAGTGATGTAGAATTTGATGATCCACTTTGTAAAAGAATTATCGATTATTATAAATCAGAAATCGACAACGGCAGATTACCTACATCGAACCATTTTGTTAAACATGAGGATAGGGATATTGCCGATCTGGCCATTACACTTTCAACCTCAGAGTATGCTTTAAGTGAAAACTGGTTAAATAAACACCTTATTTATGTGAAGGATGAATCGATGAATTTAAAAGCCACTATTTTAGGCGGTATTTTTCACCTTAAAAAACGTAAAGTCGAAAAGATATTGATGAACCTGTTGAAAGAGATAAAGGAAGAAAAGAACGAGGATAACCAAATGATTTTAATGCAGCGTTATGGCGTAATTAAAGGTGTGGAAAGGGAAATTTCTAAGTTTCTGGGTTCTGTAATTGTTAAATAA
- a CDS encoding N-acyl-L-amino acid amidohydrolase, with protein MIKNKIQELASNIFNDVVGYRQHIHANPELSFKEFETSLFIKDKLKKWGIEYTDCANTGVVGLIKGNLPSDQVIALRADMDALPIHETNDKPYRSKNHGVMHACGHDVHTSSLLGTAHILNQLKDEFGGTIKLIFQPAEELLPGGASIMIKEGVLENPKPNAIVGQHVMPLIDAGKVGFRSGIYMASTDELYVTVTGKGGHGAQPHQNIDPVLIASHIIVALQQIVSRNADPRLPSVLSFGKVIANGATNVIPNEVKIEGTFRTLDENWRDEAHKRMKKMAEGMAESMGGSCDFDIHRGYPFLINEEKLTANARAFAEDFLGKENVVDLDIWMAAEDFSFYSQVTDACFYRLGTGNAAKDTQYSVHTPRFDIDEDALKISTGLMAYIALKQLGN; from the coding sequence ATGATCAAAAATAAAATCCAAGAACTGGCCAGCAACATTTTTAATGATGTAGTAGGCTATCGTCAACATATCCATGCCAATCCCGAATTATCTTTCAAAGAATTCGAAACTTCATTGTTCATCAAGGATAAATTAAAAAAATGGGGCATTGAATATACCGACTGTGCCAATACTGGTGTGGTAGGTTTAATTAAAGGTAACCTGCCCTCCGATCAGGTAATTGCCTTACGTGCGGATATGGATGCTTTACCGATCCATGAAACCAATGATAAACCTTATCGTTCTAAAAACCATGGCGTAATGCATGCCTGCGGCCATGATGTGCATACCTCTTCGCTTTTAGGAACAGCACATATTTTAAATCAGCTAAAAGATGAATTTGGAGGGACAATTAAACTGATCTTCCAGCCAGCCGAAGAATTGTTGCCGGGCGGAGCGAGTATCATGATTAAAGAAGGTGTATTGGAGAATCCAAAGCCTAATGCTATCGTTGGTCAGCATGTAATGCCATTAATTGATGCTGGTAAAGTAGGTTTCCGTTCAGGTATTTACATGGCCTCAACCGATGAGTTATATGTTACTGTAACCGGAAAAGGCGGTCATGGTGCACAACCTCACCAAAATATCGATCCGGTTTTAATCGCATCACATATTATTGTTGCGCTGCAGCAAATTGTTAGCCGTAATGCCGATCCACGTTTACCATCCGTTCTATCTTTCGGTAAGGTAATTGCCAACGGGGCGACCAATGTAATTCCAAACGAGGTAAAAATCGAAGGTACATTTAGAACCCTGGATGAAAACTGGAGAGATGAAGCACACAAACGCATGAAAAAAATGGCCGAAGGAATGGCTGAAAGCATGGGTGGAAGTTGCGATTTTGATATCCACAGAGGTTATCCGTTTTTAATCAATGAAGAAAAACTAACCGCAAACGCGAGGGCTTTCGCCGAAGATTTTTTAGGCAAAGAAAATGTGGTTGATTTAGATATCTGGATGGCTGCCGAAGATTTTTCTTTCTACTCGCAGGTAACAGATGCCTGTTTTTATCGTTTAGGTACTGGGAATGCAGCAAAAGATACGCAATATTCGGTACATACCCCACGATTTGATATTGATGAAGATGCTTTGAAAATATCCACAGGATTAATGGCTTATATTGCTTTAAAACAACTAGGGAATTAA